The Vagococcus penaei genome includes the window CAGAATTAACGATGATTGAAAAATCAGTCAAAAACACGCAAGAAAAGAAAAAAATTGCAGCTTATGCGGCATCATTAGTAAATGATGGAGACTATATCTATTTGGATGCTGGGACAACGACTTATGACATGCTCCCTTACTTGCAAACAAAAGATTGTCATGTCATTACCAATTCAGTGTATCACGCGACATTGAGTGTTGATATTGGGTTGCCAACAATTATTGTTGGAGGCGAAATTCGGCAAAAAACGAAATCAATTGTGAGTCACACGAGCATTGAACAATTACAAGCTTATTATTTTGACAAAGCATTCATGGGAGTCAACGGTATTCATATTGATTATGGTTATACTACAGCTGACCCATATGAAGCACAAGCTAAAAAAATTGCGATTGGTCAAGCCCAAAGATCTTATATTTTAGCTGATTCAACGAAGTTTAATAAAG containing:
- a CDS encoding DeoR/GlpR family DNA-binding transcription regulator: MLTEERKNEILRLLELKDIVKNRDLMDRLDVSESTIRRDLQEMEEENLLSRIHGGAKRIIKLEPELTMIEKSVKNTQEKKKIAAYAASLVNDGDYIYLDAGTTTYDMLPYLQTKDCHVITNSVYHATLSVDIGLPTIIVGGEIRQKTKSIVSHTSIEQLQAYYFDKAFMGVNGIHIDYGYTTADPYEAQAKKIAIGQAQRSYILADSTKFNKVNFSKVTDIEAASIITTTVPDEIKHKLTELTTIKEVD